In Nicotiana tabacum cultivar K326 chromosome 11, ASM71507v2, whole genome shotgun sequence, a single window of DNA contains:
- the LOC107818127 gene encoding zinc finger protein ZAT11-like: MVVLPIKREREEEFRTNITTMANYLMLFSSQENHFDTLNNSPDRVFECKTCNRQFSSFQALGGHRASHKKPRLMGELNYHQLPTSPPKPKTHECSICGLEFPIGQALGGHMRRHRAILNENNIQVPHHVVKKSNNSRRVLCLDLNLTPLENDLEFKLGKSAPVVDCFL; this comes from the coding sequence ATGGTGGTTCTACCaataaagagagaaagagaagaagaatttCGAACCAATATAACAACCATGGCAAATTACTTGATGCTTTTTTCTAGCCAAGAAAATCATTTTGACACTCTCAACAATTCTCCTGATCGAGTTTTCGAGTGCAAAACTTGCAATAGACAATTTTCTTCATTCCAAGCTCTCGGAGGTCATAGAGCAAGTCATAAAAAGCCAAGATTAATGGGGGAATTGAATTATCATCAGTTGCCAACTTCTCCTCCTAAACCAAAAACACATGAGTGTTCAATATGCGGGCTTGAGTTTCCTATTGGTCAAGCTTTAGGTGGGCATATGAGAAGGCATAGGGCTATATTGAATGAAAATAATATTCAAGTTCCTCATCATGTTGTAAAGAAATCAAATAATAGTCGAAGGGTTTTATGTTTGGATTTGAACTTGACGCCATTGGAGAATGATTTAGAGTTCAAGTTGGGAAAGTCAGCTCCTGTAGTTGATTGCTTCTTGTGA